The following coding sequences are from one Kushneria phosphatilytica window:
- a CDS encoding OmpH family outer membrane protein, translated as MRKIAALCLASILGTLSMAAQAADVAVLDWREALMNTTAAQHSMNQLKNQLGNKPQQVKQLGQQVQQLQKRLQQNGDVMSDNERQNLAQQLRQKGTQFQQQRQQLEQQRQQAEQSFLKQAKPKLDKAIEQVVQRHHVQVLVDRQSVIYSDDSLDLTKEVTNTFNSLQ; from the coding sequence ATGCGCAAGATTGCAGCCCTCTGTTTGGCCAGCATTCTGGGAACTCTTTCCATGGCCGCTCAGGCTGCCGATGTCGCTGTGCTCGACTGGCGTGAGGCCCTGATGAATACCACGGCCGCGCAGCATTCGATGAATCAGCTCAAGAATCAGCTGGGTAATAAACCGCAGCAGGTCAAACAACTGGGCCAACAGGTTCAGCAGCTTCAGAAGCGCTTGCAGCAGAATGGCGATGTCATGTCAGACAATGAGCGTCAGAATCTGGCGCAGCAGCTGCGCCAGAAGGGCACCCAGTTCCAGCAGCAACGCCAGCAGCTCGAACAGCAGCGTCAGCAGGCCGAGCAGTCTTTCCTCAAGCAGGCCAAGCCCAAGCTGGACAAGGCCATCGAGCAGGTGGTGCAGCGTCATCACGTTCAGGTGCTGGTGGATCGTCAGAGTGTCATCTATTCGGATGACTCGCTCGATCTGACCAAGGAAGTTACCAACACCTTCAATTCGCTCCAG